DNA from Paraburkholderia sp. ZP32-5:
GCCCTGCGTCTACGCCGAGACAATGGACTCCCTGTTAATCCCCCACCGGGATCGTCAAGGTCTCCTTGATCTCTTCCATCACCACATAGCTCTTCGACTGCACCGCCCCCGGCAGTTGCAGCAGGATGTCGCCGAGCAGCTTGCGGTAGTCCGCCATTTCGCCGATGCGCGCCTTGATCAGATAGTCGAAATCGCCCGACACCAGATGGCATTCGAGCACCTCCGGAATCTTCTGCACCTCGCGCCGGAACTGGTCGAACATGTTGCCGCTCTTGTGGTCGAGCGTGATCTCGACGAACACCAGCAGCGCCGCGCCCAGCTCGGCCGGGTTCACGCGTGCGTAATAGCCGGTGATCACGCCATCGCGCTCCATCCGCTTGACTCGCTCGATGCAAGGCGTCACCGACAGCCCGACCTGCTCCGCGAGGTCTTTCATCGCCATCCGGCCGTCCTGCTGCAGTAGCCGCAGAATCTTGTGATCCAGTTTGTCGAGGGCCCGCACGGGCTGGCGCTGAGTACGCATAGTGATTTTGCTGAAAATTATGAAAATACAATAACAAAACCTACATGACTGTTAATAGTATAGCGGTTAACACTGGGTAATCCGCATATCGCAACAGGTCGCAGCTCGTTGAACCCTGGTTGAACCGAGCACGACCCGATCCCGCCGCGAACGGCTTACCCCAACAACCTTTTCCGAATCTCTGGAGCAGCTATGCGAGTCGTCGTTCTGGGCAGTGGCGTCGTTGGCGTAACGAGTGCGTATTACCTCGCGCGCGCCGGTCACGAAGTGACCGTCATCGATCGCGAGGCCGGCCCGGCGCTCGAAACCAGCTTCGCCAACGCGGGCCAGATTTCGCCGGGCTACGCGTCGCCGTGGGCGGCGCCGGGCGTGCCGCTGAAGGCCGTCAAATGGATGTTCCAGAAGCATGCGCCGCTCGCGATCCGTCTCGACGGTACGACCTTCCAGCTGCAATGGATGTGGCAGATGCTGCAGAACTGCACGGCGTCGCGCTACGCGGTGAACAAGGGCCGCATGGTGCGGCTCGCCGAGTACAGCCGCGATTGCCTGCAAGCGTTGCGCGCGGAAACCGGCATCCAGTATGAAGGCCGCACGGGCGGCACGCTGCAGGTGTTCCGCACGCAGCAACAGTTCGACGGCGCCGCGAAAGACATC
Protein-coding regions in this window:
- a CDS encoding Lrp/AsnC ligand binding domain-containing protein, whose translation is MRTQRQPVRALDKLDHKILRLLQQDGRMAMKDLAEQVGLSVTPCIERVKRMERDGVITGYYARVNPAELGAALLVFVEITLDHKSGNMFDQFRREVQKIPEVLECHLVSGDFDYLIKARIGEMADYRKLLGDILLQLPGAVQSKSYVVMEEIKETLTIPVGD